The Glaciimonas sp. PCH181 nucleotide sequence ATTGTTCGTGAACAACAGTGCATTAAGTGCGAACGTTACGGCGCGTAAATCGGAAGTCGAAAAAGCCCGCGCCGACCTGGCCCGCCGCCAGCAATTGATTTCTACAGGTGCCGTGTCCAAGGAAGAGTTGGAGCATGCGAAAGTCGCGTTACAAGCGGCCGATGCAGCGTTGCAAGCAACCAGCGAACAACTTGCCTCAAATCGCGTACTGACTGACAAAACAACTGTTGAGCAGCATCCAAACGTACTGCGCGCCGCAGCGCAGGTACGCAATATGTATTTGAACTATGCACGCACCACCTTGCCAGCGCCAATTACCGGCTACATCGCCAAGCGTTCGGTACAAGTCGGTCAACGGGTCGCCGCAGGAACGGCTTTATTGTCGATCGTGCCATTAAATGCACTGTGGGTTGATGCCAACTTTAAAGAAGTGCAGATCGCCAGCATGCGTATCGGCCAACCTGTGACGTTAGTCTCAGACCTTTACGGTTCGAAGATCGAATACCACGGCGAAGTAGCTGGCCTGGCAGCAGGTACTGGCTCCGCTTTCGCCTTGTTGCCAGCGCAGAATGCTAGCGGTAACTGGATCAAGATCGTTCAACGTATTCCGGTACGCATCACGTTAGACCCTAAAGATCTGGAAACGCATCCTTTGCGGATTGGTGTTTCGATGGATGTAAAGGTCGACATTGCCAAAACCGAAGGAACATCGCTGACAGCAGGTTCTGCCGCACGAACAACGCCAGCTTACAAGACGGATGTATTCGACAAATCGGGTGAAGAGGCGGATGCCATTATCAGCCGCATTATTGCCGCTAATAATGCCTCCAACGCTACTGCCGCGCATTGAAACCTGTCGCAACGGAAGCCGTGAAAAAAACGGAAATGTGCGCTTTATGCCTATTTCCCCGATTTCACGGCGTATTTTGCACAATAACCACACCGGAATGCCTGCATGAGTTCCCCTAATCAACCACACCAGCCGTTACAACCGTTAACGGGTGGGAAACTGGTTCTGGGCACGGTAGCTTTATCGCTAGCCGTGTTCATGAACGTGCTCGACTCGTCGATTGCGAACGTTTCCATTCCCGCTATTTCCGGGGATTTGGGCGTATCACCACAACAAGGTACATGGGTCATTACATCGTTCGCTGTGGCGAATGCGATTTCAGTTCCGCTGACCGGATGGCTGACCCAGCGCTTTGGTCAGGTCCGATTGTTCATTACCTCGATCATCCTGTTTATCCTGTCGTCCACGCTATGCGGTTTAGCCCCAAGCATGGAAGTATTGATTGCAGCGCGAGTACTGCAAGGCGCTGTTGCCGGACCGATGATTCCGTTATCGCAATCATTGCTACTAGGAAGTTATAAGCCCTCAAAAAGTGGGATGGCCCTGGCGTTCTGGGGCATGACGACACTGGTGGCACCGATCATGGGGCCGTTATTGGGCGGATGGATTTCTGATAACTACACTTGGCCGTGGATTTTTTATATCAATATTCCAATTGGTGTATTTGCTGCCTGGGCGACTTGGTCCATCTATAAAACACGTGAGTCCGCAACCAGAAAACTGCCCATTGATGCAGTTGGCCTGGGGCTGCTGGTAGTGTGGGTCGGCTGTTTGCAAATCATGCTGGATAAGGGTAAAGAACTGGATTGGTTCAACTCTGGACAGATCGTTATTTTGACTTCCATCGCAGTGGTTGCATTTATCTATTTCGTGATTTGGGAATTGGGCAGCAAGCATCCGGTTGTCGACTTATCGCTTTTCAAAAGCCGTAACTTCAGCGGCGGTGTGATCGCTATTTCAGTCGGCTATGGACTGTTCTTTGGTAGCTTGGTGATTCTGCCTCTATGGCTGCAAACGCAGCTTGGCTACACTGCGACGTTAGCGGGTGAGGTCATGGCGCCGGTGGGTATTTTCGCGATCATTCTGTCGCCTGTCATCGGTAAGCTATTACCCAAAGTGGATGCACGTCTGGTGGCTTCTGCTGCATTCTTTATCTTCGCAATTGTATTTTTTATGCGTTCTGAGTTCACTCAAAACGTTGACACCATGACATTGATGATCCCAACGGTGATTCAAGGTGCTGCGATGGCGATGTTCTTTATTCCGCTGACGTCGATTATTTTGTCAGGACAACCTCCTGACAAGATTCCGGCAGCTGCGGGTCTATCGAACTTCGTACGGATTATGTTTGGCGGTATCGGCACTTCAGTAACCAGTACGTTTTGGGATCGACGCACTGCTTTGCATTATTCGCAATTATCCGAACATAGCGGCCCTAGCAATACCGCCTTTACCGATGCAGTCCACGGCCTGACCGCGCAAGGAATGTCGCCGCAAGGGGCCTACGCCGTCATTGATAGGCTAATGACGGTTGAGGCAAGCACGAAGGGCGCTACCGATATATTTTGGATATCGGCGATACTCTTTTTGTTTTTGATAGGACTGGTATGGCTGACCAAACCACTACGATCAAGTGTGCCGATTGATGCTGGTGGCGCGCACTAAGATTTAATCAAGTAGCGGTAATGCAAAACGGGTGGTGTGTATAAATTACGCACCGCCCGTTTTTATTTGCACTTGGATCTCGCGCAAATGAGAAATCCCCACTCAAAGACTTTCAAATTGAAGTTGCGCACGTACACCTACATTAACCAACTACAAATAGCCTGCAACACCTTTACAAGGCGGCCTTGAGCGCATCGTAAAGGCCAGACAGCTAACTATTTCTGGCAGCATATTGCAAACCTGCTCAACCCTGATTCATTCGGCTCCCCTTCCCCATAAACCAGAAAAGCACGGCGACAGTGATTGCCCTTTATCCTCAATAACTGAAATAGAATTTACTATCCCCCTTACAAATGAAAAAGGCCGTGCAAAGTAAATTTGCACGGCCTTGAAATACTGACAACAACTCAGTTAGTCATCAAATGCTTACAACAAATGCCGCCCAATCCACCAGGCAATCGCTGCAATGAATGCCGATGCCGGAATGGTGAATATCCAGGCCCAGACAATATTACTCGCCACACCCCAGCGTACTGCAGACAATCGGCGCGACGCGCCAACGCCAACAATCGCGCCAGTAATGGTATGAGTCGTAGAGACCGGTACGCCAAGGATAGTCGCCATGAACAACGTGATTGCACCACCTGTTTCAGCGCAAAAACCACCAACAGGTTTCAATTTAGTGATCTTTTGACCCATCGTTTTAACAATGCGCCAGCCGCCGAATAATGTTCCCAGACTAATAGCACTATAGCAAGACAAAATAACCCACCAAGGTGGTAACGAATCAGCCCCGTTCGACACACCGGCCGCGATCAATAGCATCCAGATGATACCGATGGTTTTTTGGGCATCATTACCGCCATGACCAAGGCTATACATCGATGCCGACACCAATTGCAGGCGACGGAACCATTTATCCACTTTGCGGGGCGTGGAGCGCACAAAAATCCATGACACCAGCACCATCATAATTGAGCCAAAAATAAAGCCAAGCAATGGTGAAAGAACGATAAATGCGATAGTTTTAATCAGACCGGACGAAATCAGAGCACCTGTACCGGCTTTCGCTACAGCAGCGCCGACCAAGCCACCAATCAACGCATGGGACGACGATGACGGTATGCCATAGTACCAAGTCAGGATATTCCAGCAGATGGCGCCAATCAGCGCGCCAAAGACAACATAATGATCAACCACTTCAGGATGAATGGTGCCCTTACCTACAGTGGCAGCCACATGCAGCTGAAACACCGCAATCGCAACAAAGTTGAATACGGCAGCCATTGCTACGGCCTGCTGCGGTTTTAAAACACCGGTTGAAACAACCGTGGCGATGGCGTTCGCAGCATCATGAAAGCCATTCATAAAGTCGAACACCAACGCCAGTGCAACAAGGAAAGCAAGAACGTAAATACTGATATGAAGAGTTTGCATGGAAAATTGAGTCGTTTTTGAATTACATCGAGGCGGTACGATAGTGCATCTTTATTACCGCAAAGGTAGCCGTTACCAGCTACCCCACCATGGCGCAACACGCTTTTTCATACATGCTGCGGCGAAGGACTTAAGCGTTTTCTACGATGATGCCTTCAATGATATTCGCGACGTCTTCACAACGATCTGTCACAGTTTCCAAAATTTCATAAATCGCCTTCAACTTAATCAGCGTACGTACATCCGGTTCGTCGCGGAAAAGCTTCGACATTGCGGCGCGCATGACGTGATCCGCATCCGATTCCAAACGGTCGATCTCAGCACAAATTTCCAGAATTTTGGACGAGTTATCCATGTTATGTAACAGGGCAACCGCCGCTTTGACTCTTTCAGCGCAGGACAGGCACAATTCTGCAAGACGCTTAGCTTCTGGCGTAATGGCCTTAATGTCGTACAGGGAAATTGTCTGCGCAGCATCTTCGAGCAAATCCAAGATGTCGTCCATACGCGTAATCAGGGTATGAATATCGTCGCGATCAATCGGCGTAATGAAGGTCTTGTGCAGCATATCAATCGCCGCGTAAGTGATCTTATCGGCCTGCTTTTCGATGCCTTCAATGGCGTGGACCCGAATCTCCAGATCGTCGAAATTCGTCATTAATGCCACCATTTCTTTCGCGCCCTTCACGCACAACTCGGCATGCTGATTAAAGAGCTCAAAGAATTTGCCCTCGGTGGGCATCAATCGTGCAAACATATGTATTCTCTCTTCTTGATTAAAGCTGGGTTAAATCTGTACTGCATTACCGAAAACTTAGGACGTTTTATTGAAATGTAATAAAGTTAGTACTTATTTCTCAGACCGGATTGTTACATATTTTTGAAATACTCCCTCAAAACCAAAGGTGTTGAGGTTAAAAGGGACACATTTTGCGGTGAAAAGCAGACACACCGTGGTTAATCGTTGATGCGTTAATCTCCGCCATATGGCGCTGCCAAGCCACCGGCATAATTATCGAACTTGGTGTACTGCCCGAGGAACGTCAGTCGTACGCTACCAATCGGCCCGTTACGCTGCTTACCGATAATGATTTCGGCGGTGCCTTTTTCCTGGGAATCAGGGTTATATACCTCATCGCGGTAAATAAACAAGATAACGTCGGCATCCTGCTCAATCGCGCCGGACTCACGCAAGTCAGACATGACGGGACGTTTATTTGGGCGCTGCTCCAGCGAGCGATTCAACTGCGATAAAGCGATCACCGGGCATTGTAGTTCTTTCGCCAGACCTTTTAAATTTCGTGAAATTTCCGATATTTCAGTGGCGCGATTTTCGCCAGCGCTATTCCCTGACATCAGTTGCAAGTAATCGATAATGATCAGGCCTAACTTGCCGCACTGGCGCGACAATCGCCGGGCACGCGCACGTAATTCCATCGAACTCAGCGCGGGGGTTTCATCGATGTATAACTGGGCGTCGTTCATCTTTTGAATCGCGTGCGTCAGACGTGGCCAATCTTCGTCATTCAATCGCCCTGTACGCAAACGATGCTGATCCAGACGACCAACGGAACCTAACATACGCATCGCCAATTGGGTTCCGCCCATTTCCATTGAAAAAACGGCAACTGGCAAACCACTTTCGATAGCGACCGTTTCACCGATATTGATAGAAAATGCGGTCTTACCCATCGATGGACGACCGGCAACAATAATCAAATCCCCCGGTTGTAAGCCCGAAGTCATCTTGTCCAGGTCGGTAAAGCCAGTCGGTACACCGGTAATTTCACTTTGGTTGTCGCGGCTGTAAAGCTCATCAATGCGCTCTACAACCTGCGTCAGCAATGGTTGAATTTCTTGAAACCCCTGCGCGCCGCGTGAGCCCTCTTCGGCAATCGCAAAAATCTTTGATTCGGCCTCATCCAGCATCTGCTTAACTTCTTTGCCTTGCGGACTGAAAGCCTGTCCTGATATTTCATCGGCAACGGTAATCAGTTTGCGCAAGATGCCACGGTCGCGCACGATTTCGGCGTAACGGCGAATATTGGCAGCAGACGGTGTATTTTGTGCTAACGCATTGAGATAGGTCAGACCGCCGACTTCCTCAGCCTTGCCAGTACTGCTTAAGGATTCAAATACAGTAATGACATCGGCTGGTCGCGTATTGTTGATCAGCTTGACGATATGCTGAAAAATAATCCGATGGTCATAACGATAGAAATCGTCAGCCCGAACAAAATCGGCGATTCTATCCCAGGCCGCATTGTCGAGCAGCAACCCGCCTAGAACGGATTGTTCCGCTTCGATTGAATGGGGTGGGACACGTAGGGAATCTAACTGTGGATCTGAAGGTGCATGCATGGCGCGAATTATACCTGCTTAGCAATATGTTTAGCTCTGTTGCGGCGCATAAAAAAGGGCGATAAAAAAGCCGGGCAAGCCCGGCTTTTTACAATACAACAAGTAGTCGCGACAAACTTAATAAATTAAGCGTGCTCGCCGATAACAGCAACAGTGACATCAACCAAAACATCAGTGTGCAATGACACGGCAACAGCGTGATCACCAACCAGTTTCAATGGACCGACTGGCAAACGGACTTGCGATTTTTCAACAGCAAAACCTTGCTTAGTCAACGCTTCAGCGATATCCGCATTGGTAACTGAACCGAACAAACGGCCATCTACACCTGCTTTTTGTGAAATCTTTACGGTCAGACCGTTCAATTTCTCACCTTGGGCTTGAGCAGCAGCCAATTTTGCAGCTGCAGTTTTTTCCAACTCAGCACGCTTTACTTCAAACTCAGCGATTGCTGCAGCAGTAGCACGACGAGCCAGACGTTTTGGAATCAGAAAGTTACGTGCGTAACCATCTTTAACTTTAACAACTTCACCCAGATTGCCGACATTAACGACTTTTTCTAACAGAATAATTTGCATGTTTTTCTCCTATTTCAGGTCGTCAATTAAACGTTGTGCAGATCGGTGTAAGGCAACAAAGCAAGGAAACGTGCGCGTTTGATCGCGGTGTCTACTTGACGTTGGTAAATTGCCTTAGTACCTGTCAGGCGTGCTGGCATAATTTTGCCATTTTCCTGAACGAAATCTTTCAACGTATCGACGTCTTTGTAATCAACGCTAGCAACGTGAGCTGCTGTGAAACGGCAAAACTTTTTACGCTTGAACAGCGGATTTTGTTGTTGACGCTTATTTTTCAGTTTACTTTTATCGAACTTTTTACCGAATGCCATTTTTGGCTCCTGTATAAATAATTAGGCCACAGTCTCAACTGCAGCAAATTCAGTGATGTGAAATACCAGACTTCGTCCGTTGCGACTCTTGCGTGCCAAAAAACCTGTGAACCAGTATTGACCACCCAACACCGTCTGATTAAACCTTCCCGAAATCTCGCCTATGGCAAGCGCGGCAATTTCGAATTCAACCTGACGTTGTATTCCTGCTTCATTTGGTGACGAACGGCTCAGCAATATTGCCGAAACGATCGGTATGCCAGCTGGCGTATAACGCAATACTTCACGTTCTGCGATTTCGGCAATCAATTGAAGCACGTTATTTGGTTGGCTCACTCCGGTCTATTTGGAAAATTGATAACGCAATGTTTGCAAGTTAATCGGCGAAATTAGGCGGCTGCAGCTGGTGCTGGTGCCGAAGCTGCGGCAGGTGCTTCAGTACGATGGCTTTTAGCAGCATCTTCCTTTTGCACGGCCTTCA carries:
- a CDS encoding inorganic phosphate transporter, which translates into the protein MQTLHISIYVLAFLVALALVFDFMNGFHDAANAIATVVSTGVLKPQQAVAMAAVFNFVAIAVFQLHVAATVGKGTIHPEVVDHYVVFGALIGAICWNILTWYYGIPSSSSHALIGGLVGAAVAKAGTGALISSGLIKTIAFIVLSPLLGFIFGSIMMVLVSWIFVRSTPRKVDKWFRRLQLVSASMYSLGHGGNDAQKTIGIIWMLLIAAGVSNGADSLPPWWVILSCYSAISLGTLFGGWRIVKTMGQKITKLKPVGGFCAETGGAITLFMATILGVPVSTTHTITGAIVGVGASRRLSAVRWGVASNIVWAWIFTIPASAFIAAIAWWIGRHLL
- a CDS encoding replicative DNA helicase, whose amino-acid sequence is MHAPSDPQLDSLRVPPHSIEAEQSVLGGLLLDNAAWDRIADFVRADDFYRYDHRIIFQHIVKLINNTRPADVITVFESLSSTGKAEEVGGLTYLNALAQNTPSAANIRRYAEIVRDRGILRKLITVADEISGQAFSPQGKEVKQMLDEAESKIFAIAEEGSRGAQGFQEIQPLLTQVVERIDELYSRDNQSEITGVPTGFTDLDKMTSGLQPGDLIIVAGRPSMGKTAFSINIGETVAIESGLPVAVFSMEMGGTQLAMRMLGSVGRLDQHRLRTGRLNDEDWPRLTHAIQKMNDAQLYIDETPALSSMELRARARRLSRQCGKLGLIIIDYLQLMSGNSAGENRATEISEISRNLKGLAKELQCPVIALSQLNRSLEQRPNKRPVMSDLRESGAIEQDADVILFIYRDEVYNPDSQEKGTAEIIIGKQRNGPIGSVRLTFLGQYTKFDNYAGGLAAPYGGD
- the rpsR gene encoding 30S ribosomal protein S18, with the translated sequence MAFGKKFDKSKLKNKRQQQNPLFKRKKFCRFTAAHVASVDYKDVDTLKDFVQENGKIMPARLTGTKAIYQRQVDTAIKRARFLALLPYTDLHNV
- the rplI gene encoding 50S ribosomal protein L9; amino-acid sequence: MQIILLEKVVNVGNLGEVVKVKDGYARNFLIPKRLARRATAAAIAEFEVKRAELEKTAAAKLAAAQAQGEKLNGLTVKISQKAGVDGRLFGSVTNADIAEALTKQGFAVEKSQVRLPVGPLKLVGDHAVAVSLHTDVLVDVTVAVIGEHA
- a CDS encoding HlyD family efflux transporter periplasmic adaptor subunit, producing the protein MNTPNQTPQDPTIADTPASAAVPDIETPVETKGKRRGLLIAVTVILIILLIAYGIWWAVFARHYQSTDDAYVSGNVVQVTPQVGGTVLAINADDTELVHAGKPLIELDKADTKVALDQAEAQLAQTVREVRTLFVNNSALSANVTARKSEVEKARADLARRQQLISTGAVSKEELEHAKVALQAADAALQATSEQLASNRVLTDKTTVEQHPNVLRAAAQVRNMYLNYARTTLPAPITGYIAKRSVQVGQRVAAGTALLSIVPLNALWVDANFKEVQIASMRIGQPVTLVSDLYGSKIEYHGEVAGLAAGTGSAFALLPAQNASGNWIKIVQRIPVRITLDPKDLETHPLRIGVSMDVKVDIAKTEGTSLTAGSAARTTPAYKTDVFDKSGEEADAIISRIIAANNASNATAAH
- a CDS encoding DUF47 domain-containing protein; amino-acid sequence: MFARLMPTEGKFFELFNQHAELCVKGAKEMVALMTNFDDLEIRVHAIEGIEKQADKITYAAIDMLHKTFITPIDRDDIHTLITRMDDILDLLEDAAQTISLYDIKAITPEAKRLAELCLSCAERVKAAVALLHNMDNSSKILEICAEIDRLESDADHVMRAAMSKLFRDEPDVRTLIKLKAIYEILETVTDRCEDVANIIEGIIVENA
- a CDS encoding DHA2 family efflux MFS transporter permease subunit, which encodes MSSPNQPHQPLQPLTGGKLVLGTVALSLAVFMNVLDSSIANVSIPAISGDLGVSPQQGTWVITSFAVANAISVPLTGWLTQRFGQVRLFITSIILFILSSTLCGLAPSMEVLIAARVLQGAVAGPMIPLSQSLLLGSYKPSKSGMALAFWGMTTLVAPIMGPLLGGWISDNYTWPWIFYINIPIGVFAAWATWSIYKTRESATRKLPIDAVGLGLLVVWVGCLQIMLDKGKELDWFNSGQIVILTSIAVVAFIYFVIWELGSKHPVVDLSLFKSRNFSGGVIAISVGYGLFFGSLVILPLWLQTQLGYTATLAGEVMAPVGIFAIILSPVIGKLLPKVDARLVASAAFFIFAIVFFMRSEFTQNVDTMTLMIPTVIQGAAMAMFFIPLTSIILSGQPPDKIPAAAGLSNFVRIMFGGIGTSVTSTFWDRRTALHYSQLSEHSGPSNTAFTDAVHGLTAQGMSPQGAYAVIDRLMTVEASTKGATDIFWISAILFLFLIGLVWLTKPLRSSVPIDAGGAH
- the priB gene encoding primosomal replication protein N, with the translated sequence MSQPNNVLQLIAEIAEREVLRYTPAGIPIVSAILLSRSSPNEAGIQRQVEFEIAALAIGEISGRFNQTVLGGQYWFTGFLARKSRNGRSLVFHITEFAAVETVA